In Trifolium pratense cultivar HEN17-A07 linkage group LG7, ARS_RC_1.1, whole genome shotgun sequence, a genomic segment contains:
- the LOC123899220 gene encoding transcription factor bHLH63-like, with amino-acid sequence MLHCLNTNSGNLPSESCSSDITVLERQRERMKWQQQQQQHEHEQQNEQQRYFSGNGFNSNSTVFCSSLQQLVQNSQDSSSLPLLMPLQIPTVDVTSSSISRTFSCPPLLPDPKLIDSSIGKHNSSKKRKSEKLKVVDEIENKDKRIKIGAEDGESKITGNHSAKKSNSNNKENCGAEDTSNSKENSKVSEVQNQKTDYIHVRARRGQATDSHSLAERVRREKISERMKYLQDLVPGCNKITGKAGMLDEIINYVQSLQKQVEFLSMKLATVNPRLDHFNIDDLFEKEVFPTCDANASFPAIGISSELNNNNPYLQFNSPQQFVPYGGLDTGMNPTDIGLKRSISAPISLPETFIDTSCFSQILPPTTWEGDYQQNLYNMSFDQARATTFPSQSQLFTGLVENGNLKIEM; translated from the exons ATGTTGCACTGTTTGAATACTAATTCAGGGAATCTACCATCTGAAAGTTGCTCTTCCGACATAACTGTTTTGGAAAGACAAAGAGAAAGAATGAAGtggcaacaacaacaacaacaacatgaaCATGAGCAACAAAATGAACAACAACGTTACTTTTCTGGAAATGGATTCAACAGTAATAGTACTGTGTTCTGTTCTTCTCTGCAACAACTAGTTCAGAATTCTCAAGATTCTTCATCACTTCCTCTTTTAATGCCTCTTCAAATCCCAACCGTTGATGTCACTTCTTCATCAATTTCAAGAACTTTCAGCTGTCCACCTCTTCTTCCAGACCCCAAACTCATTGATTCTTCAATTGGAAAACACAATTCTTCTAAAAAGAGAAAATCTGAAAAGCTCAAG GTTgttgatgaaattgaaaacaaagacaAGAGAATCAAAATTGGTGCTGAGGATGGTGAATCTAAGATCACAGGGAACCACAGTGCCAAAAAAAGCAACAGTAATAACAAAGAAAACTGTGGAGCAGAAGATACTTCAAACTCAAAGGAAAATTCAAAAGTCTCTGAGGTTCAAAATCAAAAGACTGATTACATTCATGTTCGCGCGCGTCGCGGTCAAGCCACTGATAGCCATAGCTTAGCTGAAAGA GTGAGAAGGGAAAAGATTAGTGAGAGAATGAAGTATTTACAAGATTTAGTACCAGGGTGTAACAAAATTACAGGAAAAGCCGGAATGCTCGATGAAATCATCAACTATGTTCAGTCTCTTCAAAAACAAGTCGAG TTCTTATCGATGAAATTGGCGACAGTTAATCCAAGACTTGATCACTTCAATATTGATGATCTATTTGAAAAAGAG GTGTTTCCTACTTGTGATGCAAATGCAAGTTTTCCAGCAATTGGAATATCATCAGAATTGAATAATAACAATCCTTATCTTCAATTCAATTCACCACAACAATTTGTTCCTTATGGTGGATTAGATACTGGAATGAACCCTACAGATATAGGACTTAAAAGGAGCATAAGTGCCCCTATATCATTACCTGAAACTTTTATTGATACTTCTTGTTTCTCT CAAATTTTACCTCCTACAACATGGGAAGGTGATTATCAACAAAATCTTTACAACATGAGTTTTGATCAAGCAAGAGCAACAACTTTTCCTTCTCAATCTCAGTTATTTACAG GTCTAGTTGAAAATGGAAATCTAAAGATCGAGATGTAG